A genomic region of Micromonospora sp. NBRC 110009 contains the following coding sequences:
- the fusA gene encoding elongation factor G yields MAAADALANVRNIGIMAHIDAGKTTTTERILFYTGITYKIGEVHEGAAVMDWMEQEQERGITITSAATKCEWKGHTIQIIDTPGHVDFTVEVERSLRVLDGAVAVYDGVAGVEPQTENVWRQADKYHVPRMCFVNKLDRTGADFFRCVQMMIDRLNATPLVLQIPIGLEGDHIGVVDLIGMRALTWRGETQKGEDYAIEEIPADLADSAAEWREKLMETLADVDDSVMEKYLEGEEISVEEIKAAIRRATIAGKANPVLCGSAFKNKGVQPMLDAVVDFLPSPLDIPAIEGTATDGETPMQRKPSTSEPFSGLAFKIQTDKHLGKLTYVRVYSGVVESGSQVVNSTKDRKERIGKIYQMHANKREERSSAKAGDIIAVQGLKQTTTGDTLCDPANPVILESMTFPEPVIEVAIEPKTKADQEKLSTAIQRLAEEDPTFRVKLDEETGQTVISGMGELHLDILVDRMRREFNVEANIGKPQVAYRETIRRKVEKIEYTHKKQTGGSGQYARVIVSIEPLPLDNDSPTYEFANAVTGGRIPREFIPSVDAGAQDAMQYGILAGFPLVGVKLTLLDGQYHEVDSSEMAFKIAGSMVMKEAARKADPALLEPMMAVEVTTPEENMGDVIGDLNSRRGIIQAMEERSGARIVRALVPLSEMFGYVGDLRSKTQGRASYSMQFDSYAEVPQSVAKEIIAKATGE; encoded by the coding sequence GTGGCCGCCGCAGACGCGCTCGCCAACGTACGCAACATCGGCATCATGGCGCACATCGATGCCGGTAAGACCACGACCACCGAGCGGATCCTGTTCTACACCGGTATCACGTACAAGATCGGTGAGGTCCACGAGGGCGCTGCCGTCATGGACTGGATGGAGCAGGAGCAGGAGCGTGGCATCACCATCACCTCCGCTGCTACCAAGTGTGAGTGGAAGGGCCACACGATCCAGATCATCGACACGCCCGGTCACGTCGACTTCACGGTCGAGGTCGAGCGGTCGCTGCGGGTGCTGGACGGTGCGGTCGCGGTCTACGACGGTGTCGCCGGCGTGGAGCCGCAGACGGAGAACGTCTGGCGGCAGGCCGACAAGTACCACGTCCCGCGGATGTGCTTCGTCAACAAGCTCGACCGGACCGGTGCCGACTTCTTCCGCTGCGTGCAGATGATGATCGACCGGCTCAACGCCACCCCGCTGGTGCTCCAGATCCCGATCGGGCTCGAGGGCGACCACATCGGTGTCGTCGACCTGATCGGCATGCGCGCCCTCACCTGGCGCGGGGAGACCCAGAAGGGTGAGGACTACGCGATCGAGGAGATCCCGGCCGACCTGGCCGACTCCGCGGCCGAGTGGCGCGAGAAGCTGATGGAGACCCTGGCCGACGTCGACGACTCGGTGATGGAGAAGTACCTGGAGGGCGAGGAGATCTCCGTCGAGGAGATCAAGGCCGCCATCCGCCGGGCCACCATCGCCGGCAAGGCCAACCCGGTGCTCTGCGGCTCCGCGTTCAAGAACAAGGGCGTCCAGCCGATGCTCGACGCCGTGGTCGACTTCCTGCCGTCGCCGCTGGACATCCCGGCGATCGAGGGCACCGCGACCGACGGCGAGACCCCGATGCAGCGGAAGCCGTCCACCTCGGAGCCGTTCTCCGGCCTGGCCTTCAAGATCCAGACCGACAAGCACCTCGGCAAGCTCACCTACGTCCGGGTCTACTCCGGCGTGGTCGAGTCCGGGTCCCAGGTGGTCAACTCCACCAAGGACCGCAAGGAGCGGATCGGCAAGATCTACCAGATGCACGCCAACAAGCGGGAGGAGCGCAGCTCCGCCAAGGCTGGCGACATCATCGCGGTCCAGGGTCTGAAGCAGACCACCACCGGTGACACCCTGTGCGACCCGGCGAACCCGGTCATCCTCGAGTCGATGACCTTCCCGGAGCCGGTCATCGAGGTGGCCATCGAGCCGAAGACCAAGGCCGACCAGGAGAAGCTCAGCACCGCCATCCAGCGGCTGGCCGAGGAGGACCCGACCTTCCGCGTCAAGCTCGACGAGGAGACCGGTCAGACGGTCATCTCCGGCATGGGCGAGCTGCACCTGGACATCCTGGTCGACCGGATGCGCCGCGAGTTCAACGTCGAGGCGAACATCGGTAAGCCGCAGGTGGCGTACCGCGAGACGATCCGCCGCAAGGTGGAGAAGATCGAGTACACCCACAAGAAGCAGACCGGTGGCTCCGGCCAGTACGCCCGCGTGATCGTGAGCATCGAGCCGCTGCCGCTGGACAACGACTCGCCGACCTACGAGTTCGCGAACGCCGTCACCGGTGGCCGCATCCCCCGGGAGTTCATCCCGTCGGTGGACGCGGGCGCCCAGGACGCGATGCAGTACGGCATCCTCGCCGGCTTCCCGCTGGTGGGTGTCAAGCTGACGCTGCTGGACGGCCAGTACCACGAGGTCGACTCGTCGGAAATGGCATTCAAGATCGCCGGCTCGATGGTGATGAAGGAGGCGGCCCGCAAGGCCGACCCCGCACTGCTCGAGCCGATGATGGCCGTTGAGGTCACCACCCCTGAGGAGAACATGGGTGACGTCATCGGCGACCTCAACTCCCGGCGGGGCATCATCCAGGCGATGGAGGAGCGCAGCGGCGCCCGCATCGTCCGGGCCCTGGTGCCGCTCTCGGAGATGTTCGGCTACGTCGGCGACCTGCGGTCGAAGACCCAGGGCCGGGCTAGCTACAGCATGCAGTTCGACTCCTACGCCGAGGTTCCGCAGAGCGTGGCGAAGGAGATCATCGCCAAGGCGACCGGTGAGTGA
- the rplW gene encoding 50S ribosomal protein L23, translating to MSTIADPRDIIVAPVVSEKSYSELNRNWYTFLVHPDANKTEIKIAIQQIFNVRVLTVNTLNREGKRKRTKTGFGQRKATKRAIVKLADGDRIEAFGGPVS from the coding sequence GTGAGCACGATTGCCGATCCGCGCGACATCATCGTCGCTCCGGTCGTCTCGGAGAAGAGCTACAGCGAGCTGAACCGCAACTGGTACACCTTCCTGGTGCACCCGGACGCCAACAAGACCGAGATCAAGATCGCTATCCAGCAGATCTTCAACGTCCGCGTCCTGACGGTCAACACGCTCAACCGCGAGGGCAAGCGCAAGCGCACCAAGACCGGCTTCGGTCAGCGCAAGGCCACCAAGCGGGCGATCGTGAAGCTGGCTGACGGTGACCGTATCGAGGCCTTCGGCGGCCCGGTCAGCTGA
- a CDS encoding DUF4190 domain-containing protein — protein MPPPPREAPRPPKRVDPVPGTPFGVVHLDVPPVTSGLAVGSLVSGIASILVSLLVLCFGVAGPDYGGAWAAGAFTVLGALGGTAAIVAGLLARRQIRRPAPPPPAVRFTGRGLAVAGLVCGVVGLLLSLLGLAVALVVQIT, from the coding sequence GTGCCGCCGCCCCCGCGGGAGGCGCCCCGCCCGCCGAAGCGGGTCGACCCGGTCCCCGGCACCCCGTTCGGCGTGGTCCACCTGGACGTGCCCCCGGTGACCTCGGGGCTCGCCGTCGGGTCGCTGGTCAGCGGGATCGCCTCGATCCTGGTGTCGCTGCTGGTCCTCTGCTTCGGCGTCGCCGGGCCGGACTACGGCGGCGCCTGGGCGGCCGGGGCGTTCACCGTGCTCGGCGCGCTCGGCGGGACCGCCGCGATCGTCGCCGGCCTGCTGGCGCGGCGGCAGATCCGGCGGCCGGCGCCGCCGCCGCCGGCGGTCCGGTTCACCGGGCGGGGCCTGGCCGTGGCGGGGCTGGTCTGCGGGGTTGTCGGCCTGCTGCTCAGCCTGCTCGGGCTCGCGGTGGCGCTGGTGGTGCAGATCACCTGA
- the rpsL gene encoding 30S ribosomal protein S12: MPTIQQLVRKGRQAKTTKTKTPALKGSPQRRGVCTRVYTTTPKKPNSALRKVARVKLSSQIEVTAYIPGVGHNLQEHSIVLVRGGRVKDLPGVRYKIVRGSLDTQGVRNRKQARSRYGAKKEKS, translated from the coding sequence GTGCCCACCATTCAGCAGCTGGTCCGAAAGGGCCGCCAGGCCAAGACGACCAAGACCAAGACCCCGGCGCTGAAGGGGTCCCCCCAGCGGCGCGGCGTGTGCACCCGCGTGTACACCACCACCCCCAAGAAGCCGAACTCGGCGCTGCGCAAGGTCGCTCGTGTGAAGCTCAGCAGCCAGATCGAGGTGACCGCCTACATCCCGGGCGTCGGCCACAACCTGCAGGAGCACTCGATCGTGCTCGTCCGCGGCGGCCGTGTGAAGGACCTCCCCGGCGTGCGGTACAAGATCGTTCGCGGCTCGCTGGACACCCAGGGTGTCCGCAACCGCAAGCAGGCTCGCAGCCGCTACGGCGCGAAGAAGGAGAAGAGCTGA
- a CDS encoding MFS transporter produces the protein MSTRRLLADRPARRYLAGQTLSLIGDSSMWLACGIWVKELTGSDGAAGLTFLFFAAPALLAPLAGMLADRLPRRRLLVAANLVGAVVLLPLLAVRGPGQVGLVYAVMFLYGCLNLVIAPAQSALLTTLLPDDLLASANGLLRTARESLRLLAPLAGAGLYALLGGAAVAVLDMATFVGAAALLLTLRVPDPAPDRPDRTGGVLRHWAGEATAGIRHLAGHPLLRRVALACTVLALVLGFSESTGYAVVDRGLHRAPEFLGVLQAAQGVGAILGGLGSAAAIRRWGEVRVAAAAFLAWAAGATLAAGPVLGVVLAGRVSSGMGLTVMAIALLTVLQRSAPDRLQGRVYAAFEVTTTVPQTASIGLGAYLIGALDYRAVLLTEAAVVVVAALLLLRADRFAVPPPVGASAGPGAPGSGHDGGHDDHARAAARRPAGVAPSARP, from the coding sequence ATGTCGACCCGACGGCTGCTGGCTGACCGGCCCGCCCGCCGCTACCTGGCCGGGCAGACGCTGTCCCTGATCGGGGACAGCTCGATGTGGCTGGCCTGCGGCATCTGGGTGAAGGAGCTGACCGGCAGCGACGGGGCGGCCGGCCTGACCTTCCTCTTCTTCGCCGCCCCGGCGCTGCTCGCGCCGCTGGCCGGGATGCTGGCCGACCGGCTGCCGCGCCGTCGGCTGCTGGTGGCCGCCAACCTCGTCGGCGCGGTCGTCCTGCTGCCGCTGCTGGCGGTCCGCGGCCCCGGCCAGGTCGGCCTGGTCTACGCGGTGATGTTCCTGTACGGCTGCCTCAACCTGGTCATCGCGCCGGCGCAGTCGGCCCTGCTCACCACGCTGCTCCCCGATGACCTGCTGGCCAGCGCGAACGGGCTGCTGCGTACGGCCCGGGAGAGCCTGCGGCTGCTCGCCCCACTCGCCGGCGCCGGCCTGTACGCGCTGCTCGGCGGCGCGGCGGTGGCCGTGCTGGACATGGCGACCTTCGTCGGCGCGGCGGCGCTGCTGCTCACCCTGCGCGTCCCGGACCCGGCCCCGGACCGCCCGGACCGCACGGGTGGCGTGCTGCGGCACTGGGCGGGAGAGGCGACGGCGGGGATCCGGCACCTCGCCGGCCACCCGCTGCTGCGCCGGGTGGCGCTCGCCTGCACGGTGCTCGCCCTGGTGCTCGGCTTCAGCGAGTCCACCGGGTACGCCGTGGTCGACCGCGGCCTGCACCGGGCCCCGGAATTCCTCGGCGTGCTCCAGGCCGCCCAGGGAGTCGGCGCGATCCTCGGCGGGCTGGGCAGTGCGGCGGCCATCCGCCGGTGGGGTGAGGTACGGGTCGCCGCGGCGGCGTTCCTCGCCTGGGCGGCAGGCGCCACGCTCGCCGCCGGGCCGGTGCTCGGGGTGGTGCTGGCCGGCCGGGTCAGCTCCGGGATGGGGCTGACCGTCATGGCGATCGCCCTGCTCACCGTCCTCCAGCGCAGCGCGCCCGACCGGCTCCAGGGCCGGGTGTACGCCGCCTTCGAGGTGACCACCACCGTCCCGCAGACCGCCTCGATCGGGCTCGGGGCGTACCTGATCGGGGCCCTGGACTACCGGGCGGTGCTGCTCACCGAGGCGGCCGTGGTGGTGGTCGCCGCGCTGCTGCTGCTCCGGGCGGACCGGTTCGCCGTGCCGCCGCCGGTCGGGGCGTCGGCGGGACCGGGCGCGCCCGGATCGGGGCATGATGGTGGGCATGACGACCATGCCCGGGCAGCTGCCCGTCGCCCAGCAGGGGTCGCGCCATCCGCTCGACCCTGA
- the tuf gene encoding elongation factor Tu, producing MAKAKFERTKPHVNIGTIGHIDHGKTTLTAAITKVLHDQFPDLNPYTPFDEIDKAPEEKARGITISIAHVEYQTEARHYAHVDCPGHADYIKNMITGAAQMDGAILVVAATDGPMPQTREHVLLARQVGVPYIVVALNKSDMVDDEELLELVELEVRELLSSQEYPGDDLPVVRVSALKALEGDPEWTGKLMDLMNAVDTAIPQPERETEKPFLMPIEDVFTITGRGTVVTGRAERGILKPNEEVEIVGIREKSMKTTCTGIEMFRKLLDEARAGENVGLLLRGIKREDVERGMVVIKPGTTTPHTEFEATVYILSKEEGGRHTPFFQNYRPQFYFRTTDVTGVVTLPEGTEMVMPGDNTTMTVKLIQPIAMEENLKFAIREGGRTVGAGRVTKIIK from the coding sequence GTGGCGAAGGCGAAGTTCGAGCGGACTAAGCCGCACGTCAACATCGGCACCATTGGTCACATCGACCACGGTAAGACGACGCTGACGGCGGCCATCACCAAGGTCCTGCACGACCAGTTCCCGGACCTCAACCCGTACACGCCGTTCGACGAGATCGACAAGGCGCCGGAGGAGAAGGCCCGCGGCATCACGATCTCGATCGCGCACGTCGAGTACCAGACCGAGGCGCGTCACTACGCGCACGTCGACTGCCCCGGTCACGCCGACTACATCAAGAACATGATCACCGGTGCCGCCCAGATGGACGGCGCGATCCTGGTGGTGGCGGCGACCGACGGCCCGATGCCGCAGACCCGCGAGCACGTGCTGCTGGCCCGTCAGGTCGGCGTGCCGTACATCGTCGTGGCGCTCAACAAGAGCGACATGGTCGACGACGAGGAGCTCCTGGAGCTCGTCGAGCTCGAGGTCCGCGAGCTGCTCTCGTCGCAGGAGTACCCGGGTGACGACCTGCCGGTCGTCCGGGTCTCGGCGCTGAAGGCCCTCGAGGGCGACCCGGAGTGGACCGGGAAGCTCATGGACCTGATGAACGCCGTCGACACCGCGATCCCGCAGCCGGAGCGCGAGACTGAGAAGCCGTTCCTCATGCCGATCGAGGACGTCTTCACGATCACCGGCCGCGGCACCGTGGTCACCGGTCGCGCCGAGCGCGGCATCCTCAAGCCGAACGAGGAGGTGGAGATCGTCGGCATCCGCGAGAAGTCGATGAAGACCACCTGCACCGGCATCGAGATGTTCCGCAAGCTGCTCGACGAGGCCCGCGCGGGTGAGAACGTCGGTCTGCTGCTGCGCGGCATCAAGCGCGAGGACGTCGAGCGCGGCATGGTCGTCATCAAGCCGGGCACCACGACCCCGCACACCGAGTTCGAGGCGACGGTCTACATCCTCTCCAAGGAGGAGGGCGGCCGGCACACCCCGTTCTTCCAGAACTACCGTCCGCAGTTCTACTTCCGGACCACGGACGTCACCGGTGTCGTCACCCTTCCCGAGGGCACCGAGATGGTCATGCCGGGCGACAACACCACGATGACCGTGAAGCTGATCCAGCCCATCGCGATGGAGGAGAACCTCAAGTTCGCGATCCGGGAGGGTGGCCGTACGGTCGGCGCGGGTCGCGTCACCAAGATCATCAAGTGA
- the rplB gene encoding 50S ribosomal protein L2 has translation MAIRKYKPTTPGRRGSSVADFAEITRSTPEKSLLAPLPKKGGRNAHGRITTRHHGGGHKRQYRLIDFKRVDKDGVPAKVAHIEYDPNRTARIALLHYADGEKRYIIAPKDLKQGDTVESGPGADIKPGNNLPLRNIPVGTTIHNVELRPGGGAKLARSAGVGIQLLGREGAYATLRMPSGEIRRVDVRCRASVGEIGNADQSNINWGKAGRMRWKGKRPTVRGVAMNPVDHPHGGGEGKTSGGRHPVNPQGKPEGRTRRKGQPSDRLIVRRRYATRKRG, from the coding sequence ATGGCTATCCGTAAGTACAAGCCGACGACGCCGGGCCGGCGTGGCTCGAGCGTGGCCGACTTCGCCGAGATCACCCGGTCGACGCCCGAGAAGTCGCTGCTGGCTCCGCTGCCGAAGAAGGGCGGACGCAACGCCCACGGCCGGATCACCACGCGGCACCACGGTGGCGGCCACAAGCGGCAGTACCGTCTGATCGACTTCAAGCGGGTCGACAAGGACGGCGTGCCGGCGAAGGTCGCCCACATCGAGTACGACCCGAACCGCACCGCGCGCATCGCGCTGCTGCACTACGCCGACGGCGAGAAGCGCTACATCATCGCGCCGAAGGACCTGAAGCAGGGCGACACGGTGGAGTCGGGCCCGGGCGCCGACATCAAGCCGGGCAACAACCTGCCGCTGCGCAACATCCCGGTCGGTACCACCATCCACAACGTGGAGCTGCGTCCGGGCGGCGGCGCCAAGCTGGCCCGCTCGGCCGGCGTCGGCATCCAGCTGCTCGGCCGGGAGGGCGCCTACGCGACCCTTCGCATGCCGTCCGGTGAGATCCGGCGCGTCGACGTCCGCTGCCGCGCCAGCGTCGGTGAGATCGGCAACGCCGACCAGTCGAACATCAACTGGGGTAAGGCCGGCCGGATGCGGTGGAAGGGCAAGCGCCCGACCGTCCGTGGTGTCGCCATGAACCCGGTCGACCACCCGCATGGTGGTGGTGAGGGTAAGACCTCCGGTGGTCGCCACCCGGTCAACCCGCAGGGTAAGCCCGAGGGCCGCACCCGTCGTAAGGGCCAGCCGAGCGACCGGCTGATCGTCCGCCGCCGCTACGCCACGCGTAAGCGCGGCTGA
- the rplV gene encoding 50S ribosomal protein L22, whose translation MPGKGDAPVLPGARAVARHVRISPMKARRVVNLVRGLPAKEALTVLQFAPQAASEQVYKVLASAIANAENNERLDPDALLVSEAFVDEGPTMKRFRPRAQGRAYRIRKRTCHITVAVEAVAPATPKKSAKKAAPAKQAEAAEGQSTTEGAE comes from the coding sequence ATGCCAGGAAAGGGCGACGCTCCGGTGCTTCCGGGCGCGCGGGCGGTTGCGCGGCACGTGCGCATCTCGCCGATGAAGGCGCGCCGGGTGGTCAACCTCGTCCGCGGCCTGCCCGCGAAGGAGGCGCTCACGGTGCTGCAGTTCGCGCCGCAGGCTGCGAGCGAGCAGGTGTACAAGGTGCTCGCGAGCGCGATCGCCAACGCGGAGAACAACGAGCGGCTGGACCCCGACGCGCTGCTCGTCAGCGAGGCGTTCGTCGACGAGGGCCCGACGATGAAGCGGTTCCGGCCGCGGGCGCAGGGCCGGGCGTACCGGATCCGCAAGCGGACCTGCCACATCACCGTGGCGGTCGAGGCGGTCGCGCCGGCCACGCCGAAGAAGTCGGCGAAGAAGGCCGCCCCGGCCAAGCAGGCCGAGGCCGCCGAGGGGCAGAGCACGACGGAAGGTGCCGAGTAA
- the rpsJ gene encoding 30S ribosomal protein S10 — translation MAGQKIRIRLKAYDHEVVDSSARKIVETVTRTGAQVAGPVPLPTEINRFCVIRSPHKYKDSREHFEMRTHKRLIDIIDPTPKTVDSLMRLDLPAGVDIEIKL, via the coding sequence ATGGCGGGACAGAAGATCCGCATCCGGCTCAAGGCCTATGACCACGAGGTCGTCGACTCCTCGGCTCGGAAGATCGTCGAGACGGTGACGCGTACCGGGGCGCAGGTCGCTGGCCCGGTGCCGCTGCCCACGGAGATCAACCGTTTCTGCGTTATCCGCTCGCCGCACAAGTACAAGGACTCGCGCGAGCACTTCGAGATGCGCACGCACAAGCGGCTGATCGACATCATCGACCCGACCCCGAAGACGGTCGACTCGCTCATGCGCCTCGACCTGCCGGCTGGCGTCGACATCGAGATCAAGCTGTAG
- a CDS encoding ArsR/SmtB family transcription factor produces MESDEPRTLTDARELRALSHPVRLALMEALGGGPLTATQAGELIGETATTCSFHLRQLARYGFVEEAGGGRGRARPWRLTRRGWSAPARPEDPDWTRASQALDRVLLERYVQRLRRFVDEAPTYPPQWYAAATGQQHLFHLTPDELAEFVAAYRELVAGFTARFDRRRTDSGARPAGALPVELLFFGYPVQAPEVSDVDPTAAG; encoded by the coding sequence ATGGAGAGCGACGAGCCGCGTACCCTCACCGACGCCCGCGAGCTGCGGGCGCTCAGCCATCCCGTGCGCCTGGCCCTGATGGAGGCCCTCGGCGGCGGCCCGCTGACCGCCACCCAGGCCGGCGAGTTGATCGGGGAGACGGCCACCACCTGTTCGTTCCACCTCCGGCAGCTGGCCCGCTACGGCTTCGTCGAGGAGGCGGGCGGCGGGCGCGGCCGGGCCCGGCCGTGGCGGCTGACCCGGCGGGGCTGGTCCGCGCCGGCCCGCCCGGAGGACCCCGACTGGACCCGGGCCTCCCAGGCCCTCGACCGGGTGCTGCTCGAGCGGTACGTCCAGCGGCTGCGCCGCTTCGTCGACGAGGCCCCCACCTACCCCCCGCAGTGGTACGCGGCGGCCACCGGACAGCAGCACCTGTTCCACCTCACCCCCGACGAGCTGGCCGAGTTCGTCGCCGCGTACCGGGAGCTGGTCGCCGGTTTCACCGCCCGCTTCGACCGGCGGCGCACCGACTCCGGCGCCCGCCCGGCCGGGGCCCTCCCGGTTGAGTTGCTCTTCTTCGGCTACCCGGTGCAGGCTCCGGAGGTGTCGGATGTCGACCCGACGGCTGCTGGCTGA
- the rpsG gene encoding 30S ribosomal protein S7 yields the protein MPRKGPAPRKPLVADPVYNSPLVTQLVNKILMRGKRQLAERIVYAALEGCREKSGTDPVVTLKRAMDNVKPTLEVRSRRVGGATYQVPVEVRPARATTLGLRWLVTYSKARREKTMVERLMNELLDASNGLGAAVKRREDTHKMAESNKAFAHYRW from the coding sequence ATGCCGCGTAAGGGACCCGCTCCGCGGAAGCCGCTGGTCGCTGACCCGGTGTACAACTCGCCCCTGGTCACCCAGCTGGTGAACAAGATCCTGATGCGCGGCAAGCGTCAGCTCGCCGAGCGCATCGTGTACGCCGCCCTGGAGGGGTGCCGCGAGAAGAGCGGCACCGACCCGGTCGTCACGCTCAAGCGCGCGATGGACAACGTCAAGCCCACCCTCGAGGTGCGCAGCCGCCGGGTCGGTGGCGCCACCTACCAGGTGCCGGTCGAGGTTCGTCCGGCCCGCGCGACCACCCTCGGCCTGCGCTGGCTGGTGACGTACTCCAAGGCCCGTCGCGAGAAGACCATGGTCGAGCGGCTGATGAACGAGCTGCTGGACGCGAGCAACGGCCTCGGTGCCGCCGTCAAGCGGCGCGAGGACACGCACAAGATGGCCGAGTCCAACAAGGCCTTCGCGCACTACCGCTGGTAA
- the rplC gene encoding 50S ribosomal protein L3 — MDRQVKGILGAKLGMTQVWDNNKVVPVTVVQAGPCVISQVRSAEKDGYSAVQLAYGTIDPRKVKKPIGGHYAKADVAPRRHIVELRTVDAADYSLGQEVTVEEFPAGVTIDVTGKTKGKGYAGPMKRHGFHGLRASHGVERKHRSPGSIGACATPGRVFKGTRMAGRMGGVRYTVQNLTVQAIDTENNLLLVRGAIPGPKGALVLVRSAAKTKVKKGGAAK, encoded by the coding sequence ATGGACAGGCAAGTCAAGGGGATCCTGGGCGCAAAGCTCGGCATGACCCAGGTCTGGGACAACAACAAGGTTGTCCCGGTGACCGTGGTTCAGGCCGGCCCGTGCGTCATCAGCCAGGTTCGTAGCGCCGAGAAGGACGGTTACTCCGCGGTCCAGCTGGCGTACGGCACGATCGACCCGCGCAAGGTGAAGAAGCCGATCGGCGGGCACTACGCGAAGGCGGACGTCGCGCCGCGCCGGCACATCGTCGAGCTGCGCACCGTGGACGCCGCGGACTACTCGCTGGGCCAGGAGGTCACGGTCGAGGAGTTCCCCGCCGGCGTGACCATCGACGTGACCGGCAAGACCAAGGGCAAGGGTTACGCCGGCCCGATGAAGCGGCACGGCTTCCACGGTCTGCGCGCCAGCCACGGTGTCGAGCGCAAGCACCGCTCGCCGGGCTCCATCGGCGCCTGCGCGACCCCGGGTCGCGTCTTCAAGGGCACCCGGATGGCCGGTCGCATGGGTGGCGTGCGCTACACCGTGCAGAACCTCACGGTGCAGGCGATCGACACCGAGAACAACCTCCTGCTCGTCCGCGGCGCCATCCCCGGCCCGAAGGGCGCGCTGGTCCTGGTCCGTTCCGCGGCCAAGACCAAGGTGAAGAAGGGCGGTGCGGCCAAGTGA
- the rpsS gene encoding 30S ribosomal protein S19, which translates to MPRSLKKGPFVDDHLLKKVETQNDKGSKNVIKTWSRRSTIIPEMLGHTIAVHDGRKHVPVFVTEAMVGHKLGEFALTRTFKGHEKDDRKSRRR; encoded by the coding sequence ATGCCTCGCAGCCTGAAGAAGGGCCCGTTCGTCGACGACCACCTGCTCAAGAAGGTGGAGACGCAGAACGACAAGGGCTCGAAGAACGTCATCAAGACCTGGTCGCGGCGCTCGACGATCATCCCGGAGATGCTGGGTCACACGATCGCCGTGCACGACGGACGCAAGCACGTCCCGGTCTTCGTGACCGAGGCCATGGTCGGGCACAAGCTCGGCGAGTTCGCGCTGACCCGCACGTTCAAGGGTCACGAGAAGGACGACCGGAAGAGCCGCCGGCGCTGA
- the rplD gene encoding 50S ribosomal protein L4, with product MTTVDVRNVEGAKSGSVELPADIFDVQANIALMHQVVVAQLAAARQGTHKAKSRGEVSGGGRKPYKQKGTGRARQGSTRAPQFAGGGVVHGPVPRDYSQRTPKKMKAAALRGALSDRARAGQVHVVEAFVSGEKPSTKAALATLAKLTEARRVLVVLSSTDELNWVSLRNEPRVHLIEAGQLNTYDVLVADDVVFTKEALDEFLGVPAETTEEGGK from the coding sequence GTGACCACCGTTGACGTCCGCAACGTCGAAGGCGCCAAGAGCGGCTCCGTCGAGCTGCCGGCCGACATCTTCGACGTCCAGGCCAACATCGCGCTGATGCACCAGGTCGTGGTGGCTCAGCTCGCGGCGGCCCGGCAGGGCACGCACAAGGCCAAGAGCCGCGGCGAGGTCTCCGGCGGAGGCAGGAAGCCGTACAAGCAGAAGGGCACCGGTCGTGCCCGCCAGGGCTCGACCCGCGCGCCGCAGTTCGCCGGCGGTGGCGTGGTCCACGGCCCGGTGCCGCGCGACTACAGCCAGCGCACCCCGAAGAAGATGAAGGCCGCCGCCCTGCGTGGCGCCCTCTCCGACCGGGCCCGCGCCGGCCAGGTGCACGTCGTCGAGGCGTTCGTCTCGGGCGAGAAGCCGTCGACCAAGGCCGCGCTGGCCACGCTGGCGAAGCTGACCGAGGCCCGTCGGGTCCTGGTCGTGCTGAGCAGCACCGACGAGCTGAACTGGGTGTCGCTGCGCAACGAGCCGCGGGTGCACCTGATCGAGGCCGGCCAGCTCAACACGTACGACGTGCTGGTGGCCGACGACGTGGTCTTCACCAAGGAGGCCCTGGACGAGTTCCTGGGCGTTCCCGCCGAGACCACCGAGGAGGGTGGCAAGTGA